A part of Streptomyces sp. NBC_01210 genomic DNA contains:
- a CDS encoding Clp protease N-terminal domain-containing protein has product MTAFDKYLHAVIVRASHEAREDGSAVVEAHHLLLSIAAEQEAVTHQVLTSAGLDHGGVRDALDREFEHSLRTVGVSPAVYDLPSPSRASEPPTMGASAKLALERSFSSVARKKELRPAHVLLGILQAQVGTVPRALALAGVDQAALVDHVRQTLGNGGE; this is encoded by the coding sequence ATGACCGCGTTTGACAAGTACCTGCACGCGGTCATCGTGCGGGCGTCGCACGAAGCCCGCGAGGACGGATCGGCGGTGGTCGAGGCACACCATCTCCTGTTGTCGATCGCCGCCGAGCAGGAGGCCGTCACGCATCAGGTTCTGACCTCGGCCGGGCTCGATCACGGAGGTGTCCGCGACGCGCTGGACCGGGAGTTCGAGCACAGCCTGCGTACCGTCGGAGTGTCTCCGGCTGTCTATGACCTTCCCTCGCCGAGCCGTGCTTCCGAGCCACCCACCATGGGTGCGTCCGCCAAACTCGCGCTGGAACGGAGCTTCTCCTCCGTTGCCCGCAAGAAGGAGCTGCGGCCGGCGCATGTGCTGCTCGGGATTCTGCAGGCTCAGGTCGGCACTGTGCCACGCGCTCTCGCCCTGGCCGGCGTCGATCAGGCCGCATTGGTGGACCACGTACGGCAGACACTCGGCAACGGGGGCGAGTGA
- a CDS encoding serine hydrolase domain-containing protein — protein sequence MHQRAAHQPDPTVVDSHAAFQQILNQAVSQGGLPGIFAEIRDGDERWFGTAGVADTATGRKRSPQDRFRIGSISKTFVATVMLQLTAEGRLSLDDTVERWLPGVVRGHNHDGSQVTIRMLLNHTSGIFSCTDDQEALNRHETHSPELLVQIAMAHPATFVPGSNWAYSNTNYVVAGMIIERVSGRALADEITERITRPIGLTGTYLPHGSDPTIHGPHSRHYTKLFRTEPDAPVHDATEFDSTMVWAAGGMISSLNDLNQFFGALLGGRILPPDQQRDMFTTLPTHRWISNATYGLGVSSVTLPGGETIWGMGGALFGSWSYTYGTRDGKHMTTVNVNGDWVNSGWDDPIGVFTDLLQTKFSRLGDT from the coding sequence ATGCACCAACGTGCCGCCCACCAGCCGGACCCCACAGTGGTCGACAGCCATGCGGCGTTCCAGCAGATACTCAACCAGGCCGTGAGTCAAGGCGGCCTTCCCGGCATCTTCGCCGAGATCCGCGACGGCGACGAGCGATGGTTCGGCACGGCAGGAGTGGCCGACACCGCAACCGGCCGCAAGCGCTCACCGCAGGACCGGTTCCGCATCGGCAGCATCAGCAAGACGTTCGTGGCCACCGTGATGCTGCAACTGACGGCCGAAGGCAGGCTGAGCCTTGACGACACCGTGGAACGGTGGCTGCCGGGCGTAGTCCGCGGCCACAACCACGACGGCAGCCAGGTGACGATCAGGATGCTGCTCAACCACACCAGCGGGATCTTCAGCTGCACCGATGACCAGGAAGCACTGAACCGTCACGAGACCCACAGCCCCGAGTTACTGGTGCAGATCGCCATGGCGCATCCGGCCACCTTCGTGCCGGGTTCGAACTGGGCGTACTCCAACACCAACTACGTCGTTGCAGGCATGATCATTGAACGGGTCAGCGGCCGGGCGCTTGCCGACGAGATCACCGAGCGGATCACCCGCCCGATCGGCCTGACCGGGACGTACCTGCCGCACGGCAGCGACCCGACGATCCACGGGCCACACTCTCGGCACTACACGAAGCTGTTCCGAACCGAACCCGACGCCCCGGTCCACGACGCGACCGAGTTCGACTCCACCATGGTCTGGGCGGCCGGCGGCATGATCTCCAGCCTCAACGATCTCAACCAGTTCTTCGGCGCCCTGCTGGGCGGCCGCATACTGCCGCCAGACCAGCAACGCGACATGTTCACCACACTGCCGACCCACCGCTGGATTTCCAACGCCACCTACGGTCTCGGCGTCTCCTCAGTGACCCTGCCCGGCGGGGAAACGATTTGGGGCATGGGGGGCGCTCTCTTCGGTTCGTGGTCCTACACATACGGCACCCGCGACGGCAAACACATGACTACCGTCAATGTCAACGGCGACTGGGTCAACAGTGGCTGGGACGACCCCATCGGCGTCTTCACTGATCTGCTCCAGACGAAGTTCTCGCGCCTGGGGGATACCTGA
- a CDS encoding lamin tail domain-containing protein, protein MSASRTARRIAATVLAAGAVVSAVALPASADDNDRGRHHQRSQVVISGVQADSPRRGIGTNRSLNAEWVEITNNTRRSVDLSGWTLRDADGNRFRFHDVRLPGRSTVRVHTGAGRDSRTDLYQGRRTYVWDRSDTATLRDDRGRTVDIESWGRGHHH, encoded by the coding sequence ATGTCTGCTTCTCGCACCGCCCGCCGTATCGCGGCGACCGTCCTCGCGGCCGGCGCCGTTGTCTCCGCCGTCGCCCTGCCGGCCTCGGCCGACGACAACGACCGCGGCCGGCACCACCAGCGTTCCCAGGTCGTGATCAGCGGCGTGCAGGCCGACAGTCCCAGACGCGGCATCGGCACCAACCGGTCGCTGAACGCCGAATGGGTCGAGATCACCAACAACACCCGTCGCAGCGTGGACCTCAGCGGCTGGACTCTGCGCGACGCGGACGGCAACCGCTTCCGCTTCCATGACGTCCGCCTCCCCGGCCGCTCCACCGTCCGCGTTCACACTGGCGCCGGCCGCGACAGCCGCACCGACCTCTACCAGGGCCGCCGCACCTACGTCTGGGACCGCTCCGACACCGCGACTCTGCGCGACGACCGCGGCCGCACCGTCGACATTGAGTCCTGGGGCCGCGGCCACCACCACTGA
- a CDS encoding class I adenylate-forming enzyme family protein, with protein MHFAELPDVRAARWPNAPSLADDVLDLDNAEFLAEVRAAAACLRQRGIGSGDVVAVMLPNRVEFVVALFAAWRLGAAVTPVNPALTADEAEYQLADSAAKVVVGQDDDGLVLSLPRIDVAELRTTAGSAGTANAAGGAWGGRGETPPATDALALLIYTSGTTGRPKGVMLSHANLEAMSTMMIEVSQLAQDDHSLLILPLFHVNGIVVSVLSSLLAGGRVTVAGRFKAETFFRTIEAVRPTRFSAVPAIYAMLMELPESEQPDTSSVRFAACGAAPMPAELIERFEGRYRIPIVEGYGLSEGTCASTSNPLDGLRKPGTVGLAMPGQEVAVMDPSGRLLPQGATGEVVVRGPNVMRGYLNRPGETARTVVDGWLHTGDVGQFDEDGYLVLVDRIKDLIIRGGENIYPKEIESLLYSHPGVFEAAVVGQAHEVFGEVPVAFVVLRPGATVTTEGLLEHCRGSLSRFKLPERFIAVETLPKNPVGKTDKPALRAELVSHAFPAV; from the coding sequence ATGCACTTTGCGGAACTGCCCGATGTGCGCGCAGCGCGCTGGCCGAATGCGCCCAGCCTGGCTGACGATGTGTTGGACCTGGACAATGCGGAATTCCTGGCCGAGGTGCGGGCGGCCGCCGCGTGTTTGAGGCAGCGCGGGATCGGGAGCGGCGACGTGGTGGCGGTGATGCTGCCCAATCGCGTCGAATTCGTGGTCGCGCTCTTCGCGGCCTGGCGGCTGGGCGCGGCAGTGACCCCGGTGAATCCGGCACTGACCGCCGACGAAGCCGAATACCAGTTGGCCGACTCGGCAGCGAAAGTCGTCGTCGGTCAGGACGATGACGGCCTGGTCCTGTCCCTGCCCAGGATCGATGTCGCGGAGCTCCGCACAACCGCTGGGTCCGCAGGCACCGCGAACGCCGCGGGGGGGGCCTGGGGCGGGCGAGGTGAGACGCCACCCGCCACCGACGCACTCGCGCTGCTCATCTACACGAGCGGCACGACGGGAAGGCCCAAGGGCGTCATGCTCTCCCACGCCAACCTCGAGGCGATGTCCACGATGATGATCGAGGTGTCGCAGCTGGCCCAGGACGACCACAGTTTGCTGATCCTCCCTCTCTTCCACGTCAACGGCATCGTGGTCAGTGTGCTGTCGTCGCTGCTCGCGGGGGGCAGAGTCACTGTCGCCGGACGCTTCAAGGCCGAGACGTTCTTCCGTACCATCGAGGCGGTACGCCCGACCCGTTTCTCGGCCGTGCCCGCGATCTACGCGATGCTGATGGAACTCCCGGAATCGGAGCAGCCCGACACCTCCTCCGTCCGGTTCGCGGCGTGCGGGGCCGCGCCGATGCCGGCTGAGCTCATCGAACGCTTCGAGGGCCGCTACCGGATCCCGATCGTGGAAGGCTATGGCCTCTCGGAAGGCACGTGCGCGTCGACGTCGAACCCCCTCGACGGCCTGCGTAAGCCCGGCACTGTGGGCCTTGCCATGCCGGGCCAGGAGGTTGCCGTCATGGATCCCTCAGGCCGCCTACTGCCGCAGGGCGCTACCGGTGAAGTCGTTGTCCGCGGCCCGAATGTGATGCGTGGTTACCTCAACCGGCCCGGGGAGACCGCTCGTACGGTCGTCGACGGCTGGCTCCACACCGGTGACGTCGGCCAGTTCGACGAGGACGGCTACCTGGTGCTGGTGGACCGAATCAAAGACCTGATCATCCGCGGTGGGGAGAACATCTACCCCAAGGAGATCGAGTCGCTCCTCTACAGCCACCCGGGGGTATTCGAGGCGGCTGTCGTGGGGCAGGCGCACGAGGTGTTCGGTGAAGTGCCCGTGGCCTTCGTCGTGTTGCGTCCCGGCGCGACCGTCACGACCGAGGGCCTCCTTGAGCACTGCCGCGGTTCACTCTCCCGCTTCAAGCTTCCGGAGCGGTTCATCGCGGTGGAGACACTCCCCAAGAACCCCGTCGGAAAGACGGACAAGCCCGCTCTGCGTGCGGAGCTCGTCTCCCACGCGTTCCCGGCCGTCTGA